One Brassica napus cultivar Da-Ae chromosome C2, Da-Ae, whole genome shotgun sequence DNA window includes the following coding sequences:
- the LOC106380870 gene encoding oligopeptide transporter 1 produces MTSVFDEPKPSEDNPHESKVVIHGEEEEENDSPIEEVRLTVPITDDPTLPVLTFRTWFLGLLSCILLAFVNQFFSFRSNQLWVSSVAAQIVTLPLGKLMAATLPTKKFGFPGTNWSWSFNPGPFNVKEHVLISIFANTGAGGAYATGIITIVKAFYHRQLSVAAAMLLTQTTQLLGYGWAGIFRKFLVESPYMWWPSNLVQVSLFRALHEKEELQKGQQTRLKFFLVVFGISFAYYIIPGYLFPSISAISFVCWIWKSSVTAQILGSGLKGLGIGSFGLDWSTVAGFLGSPLAVPFFAIANFFAGFFIFLYIVLPIFYWSNAYDAQKFPFYTSKTFDQTGHSYNITRILNEKDFDINLDAYNDYSKLYLSVMFALLYGLSFGSLFATISHVALYDGKFIWGMWKKATTATKDKFGDVHSRLMKKNYQAVPQWWFIAVLIISFALALYACEGFDKQLQLPWWGLVLACAIAMFFTLPIGVIQATTNQQMGLNVITELIIGYLYPGRPLANVSFKTYGYISMSQALYFVGDFKLGHYMKIPPRSMFIVQLVATVVSSSVCFGTTWWLISSVENICNTDLLPVGSPWTCPGDEVFYNASIIWGVIGPRRMFTKEGIYPGMNWFFLIGILAPVPFWYLSKKFPEKKWLKLIHIPLIFSAVSPMPQAKAVHYWSWTIVGVVFNYYIFRRFKSWWARHNYILSAALDAGTAIMGVLIFFAFQNNDISIPDWWGLENSDHCPLAHCPTAKGVVIEGCPVF; encoded by the exons ATGACGAGCGTTTTCGACGAACCCAAACCCTCCGAGGACAACCCTCACGAGTCCAAAGTCGTTATACACG gagaagaagaggaggagaatgATAGTCCCATTGAAGAAGTCCGGTTAACCGTCCCGATAACCGACGATCCAACACTACCGGTTCTAACGTTCAGAACATGGTTTCTCGGTCTTCTATCTTGCATTTTACTTGCGTTCGTGAACCAGTTCTTTAGTTTCCGGTCGAACCAGCTTTGGGTGTCTTCGGTTGCGGCTCAGATCGTGACTCTTCCCCTAGGGAAACTCATGGCTGCGACGCTTCCGACAAAGAAATTTGGGTTTCCTGGGACGAACTGGTCGTGGTCGTTTAACCCTGGTCCGTTTAATGTGAAGGAGCATGTTCTTATCTCGATATTTGCTAATACGGGCGCTGGAGGAGCTTATGCAACCGGTATTATAACCATTGTTAAAGCATTTTACCACCGTCAACTCAGTGTCGCCGCCGCTATGTTGCTGACGCAAACCACTCAG TTGTTGGGATATGGATGGGCTGGAATATTCAGGAAGTTCCTCGTTGAATCTCCTTACATGTGGTGGCCGTCGAACCTGGTTCAAGTCTCACTCTTTAG AGCTTTACATGAGAAAGAGGAATTACAAAAAGGACAACAAACGAGACTAAAGTTCTTCCTGGTTGTCTTCGGCATCAGCTTTGCATACTACATCATCCCTGGTTACCTCTTCCCTTCCATCTCCGCAATCTCATTCGTTTGCTGGATCTGGAAAAGCTCCGTGACCGCTCAGATACTCGGTTCAGGGCTCAAAGGTCTAGGCATTGGTTCCTTTGGTCTTGACTGGTCAACTGTTGCTGGTTTCCTAGGCAGTCCATTGGCTGTTCCGTTTTTCGCCATAGCCAACTTCTTTGCCggattcttcatcttcttgtacATTGTTCTGCCTATCTTTTACTGGTCTAATGCTTACGATGCGCAGAAGTTTCCCTTCTATACCTCCAAGACCTTTGATCAGACTGGACACTCCTATAACATTACCCGTATCCTCAACGAGAAGGACTTTGATATCAATCTTGATGCTTACAATGACTACAGCAAGCTTTACTTGAGTGTGATGTTTGCTTTGCTCTATGGACTCAGCTTTGGTTCTCTTTTCGCCACCATCTCTCATGTCGCCCTCTATGACGGAAA GTTTATATGGGGGATGTGGAAGAAGGCAACGACAGCAACAAAGGACAAGTTCGGAGATGTGCATTCAAGACTGATGAAGAAGAACTATCAAGCAGTACCTCAATGGTGGTTCATCGCAGTTCTCATTATCTCCTTTGCTTTGGCACTCTACGCTTGTGAGGGCTTTGACAAGCAGCTTCAGCTTCCATGGTGGGGACTTGTACTCGCATGTGCCATCGCCATGTTCTTCACATTGCCTATTGGAGTTATCCAAGCGACTACCAACCAGCAGATGGGTCTTAACGTCATAACCGAACTGATCATCGGTTACTTATACCCCGGAAGGCCACTAGCCAATGTGTCTTTCAAGACCTACGGATACATCAGTATGTCTCAAGCCTTGTACTTCGTTGGAGACTTCAAGCTTGGTCACTACATGAAGATTCCTCCAAGGTCTATGTTCATCGTCCAGCTTGTTGCAACCGTGGTTTCATCATCCGTCTGCTTCGGAACAACCTGGTGGCTCATTTCCTCCGTGGAGAACATATGTAACACTGATTTGCTCCCAGTGGGTAGTCCATGGACTTGTCCTGGAGATGAAGTGTTCTACAATGCATCCATCATATGGGGAGTGATCGGTCCAAGGAGAATGTTTACCAAAGAAGGTATCTACCCCGGGATGAACTGGTTCTTCCTCATCGGTATCTTGGCACCAGTTCCTTTCTGGTACCTATCCAAGAAGTTCCCAGAGAAGAAATGGCTCAAACTTATCCACATCCCCTTGATCTTCTCAGCGGTAAGCCCAATGCCACAAGCTAAGGCCGTGCATTACTGGTCATGGACCATCGTTGGGGTTGTGTTCAACTACTACATCTTCAGGAGGTTTAAGAGTTGGTGGGCGAGGCACAACTACATCCTCTCTGCAGCGCTTGATGCAGGTACTGCCATTATGGGAGTGTTGATATTCTTTGCGTTCCAGAATAATGATATAAGCATACCTGATTGGTGGGGGCTTGAGAACTCAGACCATTGCCCTCTAGCGCATTGTCCGACAGCTAAAGGTGTTGTTATTGAAGGCTGTCCTGTGTTTTAA